The following coding sequences lie in one Phragmites australis chromosome 8, lpPhrAust1.1, whole genome shotgun sequence genomic window:
- the LOC133927107 gene encoding protein OS-9 homolog produces the protein MGFAGRARALLFVLVVGTVAADHIFTTSGVPFGRSSREPRYRVEFHSVDSPFHPENGQESVPMTSHEGKQYTCFLPVEETKTMKSILPQNATNVIIESERIIKPKEPDELLEVLKDHCFHRNEGWWSYEFCYHGKIRQVHVEGDKVIQEYILGEYDDDATAAYHENSTSEFADEDHRLKDISKRYHVHLYTNGTVCDLTDIPRETEVRFVCSEPAVLISSIKEISSCKYVATVYSPMLCKNPLFHQEKRTLSIHCNELPTEAEPAVEDDSLPKAHISIIPDPDEQHDFTAYAT, from the exons ATGGGCTTCGCCGGCCGGGCGCGTGCGCTGCTCTTCGTCCTGGTCGTCGGAACGGTCGCCGCCGACCATATCTTCACCACCTCAG GTGTGCCATTTGGGCGGAGTTCGCGTGAGCCGAGGTACCGTGTCGAGTTTCATTCTGTTGATTCGCCGTTCCATCCA GAGAATGGCCAGGAATCGGTACCAATGACTAGCCATGAGGGGAAACAATATACATGCTTCCTACCAGTTGAAGAAACTAAAACCATGAAGTCGATTCTCCCACAAAATGCGACTAATGTTATAATAGAAAGTGAACGGATAATTAAGCCAAAGGAGCCAGATGAATTACTCGAGGTTCTCAAGGATCATTGCTTCCACAGG AATGAAGGTTGGTGGTCTTATGAATTCTGTTATCATGGGAAAATTCGACAGGTTCATGTGGAGGGCGACAAG GTTATTCAGGAATATATTCTAGGCGAATATGATGATGATGCGACTGCTGCTTACCATGAGAATAGCACCTCCGAGTTTGCTGATGAAGACCATCGCCTGAAAGATATTTCTAAGAG GTATCATGTCCACCTGTATACAAATGGTACTGTCTGTGATCTCACAGATATACCCCGGGAGACAGAG GTTAGATTTGTTTGCTCGGAGCCTGCTGTACTGATCAGTTCAATCAAGGAGATCTCTTCCTGCAAATATGTTGCAACAGTTTACAGCCCGATGCTTTGCAAAAATCC GTTATTTCACCAAGAAAAACGCACCCTCTCCATCCACTGCAACGAGTTGCCTACTGAAGCAGAACCCGCTGTGGAGGATGACTCACTTCCAAAAGCTCATATTTCCATCATTCCAGACCCGGATGAACAACATGATTTCACAGCTTATGCTACTTGA
- the LOC133927106 gene encoding amino acid transporter AVT6E-like produces the protein MNTNYSALPLTSPSIELQSNGAKSSAVANGVLNGHAKISKQDSFLGEVEDGSGVEHDELPLIGHGPAGPPEGSSVHAAVFNLATSIIGAGIMALPATMKVLGVAVGLVSILVMGVLSEITIELLVRFSAYCGALSYGEVVHRALGRPASILAQMCVIINNAGVLVVYLIIIGDVMSGSLKHIGVVDQLIGHGEWDNRRLLILVVLVIFLAPLCALEKIDSLSLSSAASVALAVVFVVVSCIIALIKIAEGKINMPRMGPDFSSRAAMLDLLVVIPIMTNAYICHFNVQPIYNELKEKTPQNMCKIGRISTVLCVVVYALTAISGYLLFGDDTESDVLTNFDKDLGIRFSSVLNYIVRIGYIIHLVLVFPVVHFSLRQTVDSLIFGELATPSRKKTLTLTVVLLALIYLGSTMIPNIWMAFKFTGATTGLALGFMFPALVSLRLDKEGSRLGHGERLLSLCLLGLAIIVSVIGVAGNVYTLKSKSD, from the coding sequence ATGAACACGAATTACTCGGCGCTTCCATTGACCTCCCCCTCCATCGAGCTCCAATCCAACGGGGCCAAATCCAGCGCCGTCGCCAATGGAGTCCTCAACGGCCACGCCAAGATCTCCAAGCAAGATTCGTTCTTGGGCGAGGTGGAAGACGGCAGCGGCGTTGAGCACGACGAGCTGCCACTCATCGGCCACGGTCCCGCCGGGCCGCCCGAGGGTTCCAGCGTGCACGCGGCGGTGTTCAACCTCGCGACCTCCATCATCGGGGCCGGCATTATGGCGCTCCCAGCCACCATGAAGGTGCTTGGCGTCGCCGTTGGGCTCGTCTCGATCCTGGTCATGGGGGTCCTGTCCGAGATCACCATCGAGCTGCTGGTGAGGTTCTCGGCGTACTGCGGCGCGCTGTCGTACGGCGAGGTCGTGCACAGGGCGCTCGGCCGGCCGGCGAGTATTTTGGCGCAGATGTgcgtaatcatcaacaatgctGGGGTGCTCGTTGTGTACCTGATCATCATCGGAGACGTGATGTCCGGGTCGCTGAAGCACATCGGCGTCGTGGACCAGTTGATTGGCCATGGCGAGTGGGATAACCGGAGGCTGCTGATCTTGGTGGTTCTTGTGATCTTCCTTGCGCCATTGTGCGCGTTAGAGAAGATTGACTCACTGAGCTTGTCCTCCGCGGCATCGGTTGCCCTTGCTGTCGTCTTTGTGGTCGTCTCCTGCATCATTGCGTTGATCAAGATCGCAGAGGGCAAGATCAATATGCCAAGGATGGGTCCAGATTTCAGCTCAAGAGCGGCGATGCTGGACTTGCTCGTGGTGATACCGATCATGACGAACGCCTACATCTGCCATTTTAATGTCCAGCCGATCTACAACGAGCTTAAGGAGAAAACACCCCAGAACATGTGCAAGATTGGGAGGATCAGCACAGTGCTATGTGTTGTGGTGTATGCCCTGACCGCCATCTCAGGGTACCTCTTGTTCGGTGATGACACAGAGTCcgatgtgctcaccaacttcGACAAGGACCTTGGGATCAGATTCAGCTCGGTCCTCAACTACATTGTCAGGATTGGGTATATCATCCACCTGGTCCTCGTCTTCCCGGTCGTCCACTTCTCGCTGAGGCAGACGGTGGACTCACTTATCTTCGGAGAGCTGGCGACCCCTAGCAGGAAGAAGACGCTCACATTGACAGTTGTGCTCTTGGCGCTCATCTACCTCGGCTCGACGATGATACCCAACATCTGGATGGCCTTCAAGTTCACCGGGGCGACGACGGGGCTGGCTTTGGGGTTCATGTTCCCTGCCCTGGTGTCATTGAGGCTGGACAAGGAAGGGAGTCGCCTGGGGCACGGAGAGAGGCTCCTGTCACTTTGTCTGCTGGGGTTGGCCATAATCGTCAGTGTTATCGGAGTTGCCGGAAATGTATACACCCTGAAGAGTAAGTCTGACTGA
- the LOC133927104 gene encoding U3 small nucleolar RNA-associated protein 21 homolog produces MGIFEPFRAIGYITAGGVPFSVQRLGTETFVTVSVGKAFHVYNCAKLNLVLSGPQLPKKIRALASYKDYTFAAFGSAIAVFKRTDQVVTWSRHEEKVSMLYLFGEYILSADIKGNIFIWAFRGAEPNSEPVGSISLGDNFTPTCIMHPDTYLNKVIIGSEEGPLQLWNISTKEKIYEFKGWSSSVCCCVSSPALDVVAVGCSDGTVYVHNIRYDEKLMSFNHQIRGAVTALSFRTDGQPLLASGGSSGVISIWNLEKRRLHSVIRDAHDGSIISLHFFANEPILMSSAADNSIKMWIFDSNDGDARLLRFRSGHSAPPRCIRFYGNGKCILSAGQDRAFRLFSVIQDQQSRELSQRHVSKRAKRLRVKEEEIKLKPVITFDCADIRARDWCNVVTCHTDTPQAYVWRLQNFVIGEHILTPSSVTKTPIKACVISACGNFTILGTEGGWIEKFNLQSGISRGSYIDTLLPTQCAHDGEVVGLACDATNGSLISAGYHGDVKVWDFRSCKLKSRLDVGKSVTKISYHRANGLLATVADDMVLLLFDTVAMKMVRRFEGHTDRVTDLCFSEDGKWLISSSMDGSLRIWDISLAKQIDAMHVDVSITSLSMSPNMDVLATTHVDQNGVYLWVNQALFSASTNVDNCASGKHVRNVRLPTVSSTEISEEEQVHNSGDSNQSTIKPFVITNHQIPNLITLSLLPRSQWQSLTNLDIIKVRNKPIEPPKKPEKAPFFLPSVPSLSGEILFEPPASSKETDSSTTENTNHKKMADLSSHFSRLLQSCGETKNYSAFTDYLKDLSPSSLDMELRMLQIIDDDELKNLEQRPELQSISLLLDYFIQELSCRNNFEFVQAVLKLFLKIHGETIRRHSVLQGQVKKLLDIQSFVWQKIDKIFQSARCMVTFLSNSQF; encoded by the exons TGTGCTAAGCTGAATTTGGTTCTTTCTG GACCCCAACTTCCCAAGAAGATCCGTGCTCTTGCATCCTACAAGGATTATACGTTTGCTGCATTTGGAAGTGCTATTGCAGTTTTCAAAAGGACTGATCAG GTGGTTACTTGGAGTAGACATGAAGAAAAGGTCAGCATGCTATACCTCTTCGGAGAATACATTCTAAGTGCAGATATTAAAGGCAATATATTCATCTGGGCCTTCAGAGGAGCAGAACCAAACAGTGAGCCTGTTGGAAGTATATCATTGGGAGACAACTTTACTCCAACCTGTATCATGCATCCTGATACTTATCTGAACAAG GTAATCATTGGTAGTGAAGAAGGCCCCTTGCAGCTGTGGAATATCAgcacaaaggaaaaaatatatgaattcaaGGGTTGGAGCTCGTCAGTTTGTTGTTGCGTCTCTTCTCCTGCTCTGGATGTAGTCGCTGTTGGATGCTCTGATGGGACAGTTTATGTTCATAATATACGATATGATGAAAAGTTGATGTCTTTCAACCATCAAATTCGTGGTGCTGTGACTGCACTGTCATTTCGAACAG ATGGGCAACCGCTTCTAGCCTCTGGAGGTTCTTCAGGTGTTATTAGCATATGGAATCTTGAGAAGAGACGGCTGCATTCTGTAATTAGGGACGCTCATGATGGTTCTATAatttcacttcatttttttGCCAATGAACCTATTCTGATGAGCTCAGCTGCTGATAATTCAATTAAA ATGTGGATATTCGACAGTAACGACGGAGATGCTCGTCTGTTACGATTTCGAAGTGGACACAGTGCTCCACCTCGATGCATAAG ATTCTATGGCAATGGGAAATGCATCTTATCTGCTGGTCAAGATCGTGCCTTTCGACTTTTCTCAGTTATCCAG GATCAACAAAGCAGAGAGCTTTCGCAGCGGCATGTGTCAAAAAGAGCAAAAAGGCTTAGAGTAAAG GAGGAAGAGATCAAGCTAAAACCAGTTATTACGTTTGATTGCG CTGACATACGTGCACGTGATTGGTGTAATGTTGTTACATGCCACACGGATACTCCACAGGCATATGTATGGCGTCTTCAGAACTTTGTTATTGGTGAACATATTCTGACACCATCATCAGTCACCAAAACACCAATTAAG GCTTGTGTGATAAGTGCATGTGGCAATTTTACCATCTTGGGCACTGAAGGTGGCTGGATTGAAAAGTTTAATCTTCAATCAGGGATTAGTCGTGGTAGTTACATCGACACTTTGTTGCCTACGCAATGTGCACATGATGGAGAAGTTGTTGGATTAGCGTGTGATGCTACAAATGGATCTCTGATTAGTGCTGGATATCATGGTGATGTTAAG GTATGGGATTTTAGAAGTTGCAAGCTAAAATCCAGATTGGATGTTGGTAAATCTGTCACCAAGATTTCATATCACCGGGCAAATG GTCTTCTTGCTACTGTAGCAGATGACATGGTACTTCTATTATTTGATACAGTGGCCATGAAAATGGTTCGTAGATTTGAAGGCCATACAGACCGTGTCACTGATTTATGTTTCAGCGAGGATGGAAAATGGCTTATCTCCTCTAGCATGGATGGGTCTCTTAGAATATGGGACATCAGTTTAGCAAAACAGATAGATGCAATGCATGTTGATGTATCTATAACATCTCTCTCAATGTCTCCTAATATGGATGTATTGGCAACCACTCATGTCGATCAAAATGGTGTGTATCTCTG GGTCAATCAAGCTTTATTCTCAGCCTCAACAAATGTTGATAATTGTGCAAGTGGTAAGCATGTTCGGAATGTGCGTTTGCCAACTGTTTCATCAACAGAAATATCCGAGGAAGAACAAGTTCATAATTCAGGAGATTCAAATCAGTCTACTATTAAACCTTTTGTCATAACGAATCATCAAATCCCCAATCTGATCACCCTCTCTTTGCTTCCAAGGAGTCAATGGCAAAGTTTGACAAATCTTGACATTATAAAG GTTCGAAATAAACCAATTGAGCCACCTAAGAAACCTGAGAAGGCACCTTTTTTCTTGCCTTCAGTCCCCTCTCTTTCTGGAGAGATATTGTTTGAGCCCCCTGCCAGCAGTAAAGAAACAGACAGCAGTACCACTGAGAACACAAACCATAAGAAGATGGCTGATCTCTCCTCTCATTTCAGTCGGCTGTTACAATCCTGTGGAGAAACAAAGAACT ATTCGGCTTTTACTGATTATCTGAAAGACTTGTCACCGTCATCTTTAGATATGGAACTACGAATGCTACAAATAATAGATGATGACGAGTTGAAAAATCTGGAGCAGAGACCTGAGCTCCAGTCCATTTCATTGCTGTTGGATTACTTCATTCAGGAGCTTTCCTGCAGGAATAACTTTGAGTTTGTCCAGGCTGTtctgaaattatttttgaag ATACACGGTGAAACAATAAGGCGTCACTCAGTGCTTCAGGGTCAAGTGAAGAAGCTTCTAGATATCCAGAGCTTTGTTTGGCAGAAAATAGATAAGATATTTCAGAGTGCACGATGCATGGTCACATTCCTCAGCAACTCTCAATTTTAG